From the Pseudomonadota bacterium genome, the window GTACCGTAGGAGATTTGGCGAGAGTTGGGTTGCGTAAACGCCCCTTTGATAGTGCGCTACTGATCGATACTCCACCAAAGCTCTCGCGCCTGCCGCTACTCACCACCTGGCCACTAGATGGTGGGCCCTTTATAACGTTGCCCCTTGTTTATACGGAGCATCCGAGCACAAAGATTCATAACCTCGGCATGTATCGTATCCAGCGTTATGATGATCAAACAACGGGACTGCATTGCCAGATCGGAAAGGGTGGGGGGTATCACCTTGCAGCGGCCAAGGATCTTGGGGTGCGATTACCGGTTAATATTACGATGGGGGGCCCTCCGGCACTGATCCTCGCAGCGATAGCACCGCTACCAGAGAACGTACCGGAGCTGCTTTTTGCCTCCCTTGTGCTTGGAGAGAAGTTAGCGCTCTTAGATAATCCGCTCGGGCCTTTGCCTATAGTTGAGAGCGCCGAGTTTACCCTTGTTGGAGAGGTAGACCCGAACGAGCTACGACCGGAGGGGCCGTTCGGTGATCACTACGGGTATTATTCTTTACAGCACGATTATCCGGTCTTTCACTGTAAGGGAGTTATTCGTCGACCAGGGGCGGTGTTTCCTGCCACAGTGGTTGGCAAGCCGAGGCAGGAGGATTTTTATATTGGAGAGTACCTGCAGCGGCTGCTCTCGCCGTTGTTTCCCCTGGTGATGCCGCAGGTCTTAGATCTCTGGTCATACGGAGAGACTGGATTTCATGCGCTCGCCTCAGCGGTTGTGCAGGAGCGCTATAGCCGCGAGTCTTTACAGTCGGCCTTTAGAATTTTAGGGGAGGGGCAGCTCTCTCTAACTAAATTTCTTCTCTTACTCGATAAGCGCATCGATCTTACGAACTTTAGAGCGGTGCTTGAGCATGTGCTGGCGCGCGCGGATTTTGCGACTGACCTCTTCGTGTTTTCGAATACGGCGATGGATACCCTCGATTATACAGGCCCACGGGTGAATCATGGCAGTAAGGGGGTCTTAATTGGATGCGGAGAGGAGAAACGCAGATTGCCGCGCGAAGTTCCGCAGCTATTACCGGGGGGAGTTAGCAGGGCAGGGGTATTCTGTGCGGGTTGCCTTGTGCTTGAAGTTCCCTCGTATGAGCAGGACCGCAGCTATCCTGCTAGCATCGTTCAAGCCGCTCTGCTGCGTGATTGGCCCTTAGTTGTGCTGGTAGATAACCTCGACCAGGCGCTTAAAGATACGAGCGCCTTTCTCTGGACAACCTTTACCCGCTTTGAGCCTGCGGCAGATATCTATGCGGCCCAAACAACGCTAGATCGTCACCATTTAAGCTACGATCCGCCAATTCTGATCGATGCGCGCTTTAAGCCCTGGTATCCAGCAGTTGTTGAGTGCGATGTAGATACTGCACGTAACGTTGATGCGCGCTGGGGGGAGTATTTTAGGTAACTATCTTAATGCCTCTCTTCTACCCCTATTTAAGCCCTGCTTTGGCCCAGATGGG encodes:
- a CDS encoding UbiD family decarboxylase, whose translation is MSQRKGVRSLQEFLTILRREHELLEISVEVDPHLEVAEIHRRTIERGGPALLFTRVKGSPFPLVTNLFGTTRRVELAFGARPEELVRELSGLPHTLLPITPAKLWQQRRTVGDLARVGLRKRPFDSALLIDTPPKLSRLPLLTTWPLDGGPFITLPLVYTEHPSTKIHNLGMYRIQRYDDQTTGLHCQIGKGGGYHLAAAKDLGVRLPVNITMGGPPALILAAIAPLPENVPELLFASLVLGEKLALLDNPLGPLPIVESAEFTLVGEVDPNELRPEGPFGDHYGYYSLQHDYPVFHCKGVIRRPGAVFPATVVGKPRQEDFYIGEYLQRLLSPLFPLVMPQVLDLWSYGETGFHALASAVVQERYSRESLQSAFRILGEGQLSLTKFLLLLDKRIDLTNFRAVLEHVLARADFATDLFVFSNTAMDTLDYTGPRVNHGSKGVLIGCGEEKRRLPREVPQLLPGGVSRAGVFCAGCLVLEVPSYEQDRSYPASIVQAALLRDWPLVVLVDNLDQALKDTSAFLWTTFTRFEPAADIYAAQTTLDRHHLSYDPPILIDARFKPWYPAVVECDVDTARNVDARWGEYFR